A genomic region of Leptotrichia hofstadii contains the following coding sequences:
- the yqeK gene encoding bis(5'-nucleosyl)-tetraphosphatase (symmetrical) YqeK, which translates to MNIEVIRKNVKKYLDEKRYNHVERVVKCAVELAEIYNVDVEKVAVSAWLHDVAKFFDLSVMIDLTKGKYPEVEDKMSKSTAVLHGFAGAEFVRQNYELFGIDDEEILDGIKYHTIGKENMSTLAKIIYLSDAIEEGRSWEGVETARELAKTDLDKAIKFEIEEKLKYLLSKDSIIHPNIIKFRNSIIANQA; encoded by the coding sequence ATGAATATAGAAGTAATTAGAAAAAATGTAAAAAAATATTTGGATGAAAAAAGATACAATCATGTGGAAAGAGTTGTAAAATGTGCTGTAGAGCTTGCAGAGATTTATAATGTTGATGTGGAAAAAGTTGCAGTTTCGGCTTGGCTTCATGATGTGGCAAAATTTTTTGACTTGTCAGTTATGATTGACTTGACGAAGGGGAAATATCCTGAAGTAGAGGACAAGATGTCGAAGTCCACAGCTGTGCTTCATGGATTTGCAGGAGCTGAGTTTGTACGGCAAAATTATGAATTGTTTGGAATCGATGATGAGGAAATTTTGGATGGGATAAAATACCATACGATTGGGAAAGAAAATATGAGTACTCTTGCCAAGATTATTTATCTTTCAGATGCAATTGAGGAAGGTAGAAGCTGGGAAGGTGTGGAAACAGCTAGAGAACTTGCAAAAACTGATTTAGATAAAGCAATAAAATTTGAAATTGAGGAAAAATTAAAATATTTACTTTCAAAGGATTCGATTATTCATCCCAATATTATAAAATTTAGAAATTCAATAATAGCCAACCAGGCATAA